One genomic window of Glycine soja cultivar W05 chromosome 9, ASM419377v2, whole genome shotgun sequence includes the following:
- the LOC114424972 gene encoding alkylated DNA repair protein ALKBH8 homolog isoform X3: protein MNCDNCILLLPTVFHIVESDCVAQTPITLGDRFVGGIEMGLPRFGRPKNDGELSSNLFVANCGSAVGLSDDDIASVFCKFGELKGVYAADESGTRVIVAYVEEGSAQAALKALHGQSCPELGGRSLHIRYSVLQPTPQDQASDLVPVSITASDVSIPGLFLVHDFISAKEEEELLQAVDCRPWNSLSKRRVQHYGYEFRYDVNEYPPGVGLSPHIDTHSAFEDLIFSLSLSGPCIMEFRRYENGDWLPRVASSAVAKIENPEDQSNFIRRAIYLPPRSLLLLSGEARYAWHHYIPHHKIDKVNGKVIRRASRRVSFTFRKVREGLCKCEFPQYCDSRR, encoded by the exons ATGAATTGTGATAACTGCATTCTATTACTACCCACAGTATTTCATATTGTTGAGTCTGATTGTGTAGCACAAACACCAATAACGCTTGGAGATcg CTTCGTTGGGGGCATTGAGATGGGTTTGCCACGGTTTGGGCGTCCTAAGAATGACGGTGAATTGAGTTCGAACCTTTTCGTGGCCAATTGTGGGTCCGCAGTGGGGCTCTCTGACGATGACATTGCATCTGTGTTCTGCAAATTTGGAGAGCTGAAGGGAGTTTATGCAGCAGATGAGAGTGGGACACGTGTCATTGTAGCTTATGTTGAAGAGGGTTCTGCACAAGCTGCCTTAAAGGCATTACATGGACAATCATGTCCTGAACTTGGAGGTCGATCTTTGCATATCCGTTACTCTGTGCTTCAGCCAACTCCACAG GATCAAGCTAGTGACTTGGTTCCTGTATCTATCACAGCATCAGATGTGAGCATTCCAGGCCTTTTCCTAGTGCATGACTTCATTAGTGCTAAAGAAGAAGAG GAGTTGCTTCAAGCTGTTGACTGTAGGCCTTGGAACAGTCTTTCAAAAAGAAGGGTTCAACACTATGGTTATGAGTTTCGTTATGAT GTAAATGAGTACCCACCTGGAGTGGGTTTGTCCCCCCATATAGACACTCACTCTGCATTTGAAGATTTAATTTTCAGCCTTTCATTATCAGGGCCTTGTATAATGGAGTTCAGACGATATGAAAATGGTGATTGGCTTCCCAGAGTTGCCTCAAGTGCTGTTGCAAAAATAGAAAATCCAGAAGaccaatcaaattttataagaaGGGCTATCTATCTTCCCCCTCGATCTTTGCTTCTCTTGTCTGGAGAAGCACGTTATGCATGGCATCATTACATTCCACACCACAAG ATAGACAAAGTGAATGGCAAAGTCATCAGAAGGGCTTCAAGAAGGGTATCTTTTACATTTCGAAAG GTTAGAGAAGGTTTGTGCAAATGTGAATTTCCTCAGTATTGCGATTCTCGAAGATAA
- the LOC114424972 gene encoding alkylated DNA repair protein ALKBH8 homolog isoform X1: MNCDNCILLLPTVFHIVESDCVAQTPITLGDRFVGGIEMGLPRFGRPKNDGELSSNLFVANCGSAVGLSDDDIASVFCKFGELKGVYAADESGTRVIVAYVEEGSAQAALKALHGQSCPELGGRSLHIRYSVLQPTPQDQASDLVPVSITASDVSIPGLFLVHDFISAKEEEELLQAVDCRPWNSLSKRRVQHYGYEFRYDIRNVNTRHCLGELPSFVSPILDRISSCPTFENVKNIVLDQLTVNEYPPGVGLSPHIDTHSAFEDLIFSLSLSGPCIMEFRRYENGDWLPRVASSAVAKIENPEDQSNFIRRAIYLPPRSLLLLSGEARYAWHHYIPHHKIDKVNGKVIRRASRRVSFTFRKVREGLCKCEFPQYCDSRR; the protein is encoded by the exons ATGAATTGTGATAACTGCATTCTATTACTACCCACAGTATTTCATATTGTTGAGTCTGATTGTGTAGCACAAACACCAATAACGCTTGGAGATcg CTTCGTTGGGGGCATTGAGATGGGTTTGCCACGGTTTGGGCGTCCTAAGAATGACGGTGAATTGAGTTCGAACCTTTTCGTGGCCAATTGTGGGTCCGCAGTGGGGCTCTCTGACGATGACATTGCATCTGTGTTCTGCAAATTTGGAGAGCTGAAGGGAGTTTATGCAGCAGATGAGAGTGGGACACGTGTCATTGTAGCTTATGTTGAAGAGGGTTCTGCACAAGCTGCCTTAAAGGCATTACATGGACAATCATGTCCTGAACTTGGAGGTCGATCTTTGCATATCCGTTACTCTGTGCTTCAGCCAACTCCACAG GATCAAGCTAGTGACTTGGTTCCTGTATCTATCACAGCATCAGATGTGAGCATTCCAGGCCTTTTCCTAGTGCATGACTTCATTAGTGCTAAAGAAGAAGAG GAGTTGCTTCAAGCTGTTGACTGTAGGCCTTGGAACAGTCTTTCAAAAAGAAGGGTTCAACACTATGGTTATGAGTTTCGTTATGAT ATTAGGAATGTTAATACCAGACATTGCTTAGGTGAACTTCCATCATTTGTTTCTCCAATACTTGACAGAATCTCATCATGTCCAACTTTCGAGaatgttaaaaatatagttttggACCAACTTACG GTAAATGAGTACCCACCTGGAGTGGGTTTGTCCCCCCATATAGACACTCACTCTGCATTTGAAGATTTAATTTTCAGCCTTTCATTATCAGGGCCTTGTATAATGGAGTTCAGACGATATGAAAATGGTGATTGGCTTCCCAGAGTTGCCTCAAGTGCTGTTGCAAAAATAGAAAATCCAGAAGaccaatcaaattttataagaaGGGCTATCTATCTTCCCCCTCGATCTTTGCTTCTCTTGTCTGGAGAAGCACGTTATGCATGGCATCATTACATTCCACACCACAAG ATAGACAAAGTGAATGGCAAAGTCATCAGAAGGGCTTCAAGAAGGGTATCTTTTACATTTCGAAAG GTTAGAGAAGGTTTGTGCAAATGTGAATTTCCTCAGTATTGCGATTCTCGAAGATAA
- the LOC114424972 gene encoding alkylated DNA repair protein ALKBH8 homolog isoform X2, translating into MGLPRFGRPKNDGELSSNLFVANCGSAVGLSDDDIASVFCKFGELKGVYAADESGTRVIVAYVEEGSAQAALKALHGQSCPELGGRSLHIRYSVLQPTPQDQASDLVPVSITASDVSIPGLFLVHDFISAKEEEELLQAVDCRPWNSLSKRRVQHYGYEFRYDIRNVNTRHCLGELPSFVSPILDRISSCPTFENVKNIVLDQLTVNEYPPGVGLSPHIDTHSAFEDLIFSLSLSGPCIMEFRRYENGDWLPRVASSAVAKIENPEDQSNFIRRAIYLPPRSLLLLSGEARYAWHHYIPHHKIDKVNGKVIRRASRRVSFTFRKVREGLCKCEFPQYCDSRR; encoded by the exons ATGGGTTTGCCACGGTTTGGGCGTCCTAAGAATGACGGTGAATTGAGTTCGAACCTTTTCGTGGCCAATTGTGGGTCCGCAGTGGGGCTCTCTGACGATGACATTGCATCTGTGTTCTGCAAATTTGGAGAGCTGAAGGGAGTTTATGCAGCAGATGAGAGTGGGACACGTGTCATTGTAGCTTATGTTGAAGAGGGTTCTGCACAAGCTGCCTTAAAGGCATTACATGGACAATCATGTCCTGAACTTGGAGGTCGATCTTTGCATATCCGTTACTCTGTGCTTCAGCCAACTCCACAG GATCAAGCTAGTGACTTGGTTCCTGTATCTATCACAGCATCAGATGTGAGCATTCCAGGCCTTTTCCTAGTGCATGACTTCATTAGTGCTAAAGAAGAAGAG GAGTTGCTTCAAGCTGTTGACTGTAGGCCTTGGAACAGTCTTTCAAAAAGAAGGGTTCAACACTATGGTTATGAGTTTCGTTATGAT ATTAGGAATGTTAATACCAGACATTGCTTAGGTGAACTTCCATCATTTGTTTCTCCAATACTTGACAGAATCTCATCATGTCCAACTTTCGAGaatgttaaaaatatagttttggACCAACTTACG GTAAATGAGTACCCACCTGGAGTGGGTTTGTCCCCCCATATAGACACTCACTCTGCATTTGAAGATTTAATTTTCAGCCTTTCATTATCAGGGCCTTGTATAATGGAGTTCAGACGATATGAAAATGGTGATTGGCTTCCCAGAGTTGCCTCAAGTGCTGTTGCAAAAATAGAAAATCCAGAAGaccaatcaaattttataagaaGGGCTATCTATCTTCCCCCTCGATCTTTGCTTCTCTTGTCTGGAGAAGCACGTTATGCATGGCATCATTACATTCCACACCACAAG ATAGACAAAGTGAATGGCAAAGTCATCAGAAGGGCTTCAAGAAGGGTATCTTTTACATTTCGAAAG GTTAGAGAAGGTTTGTGCAAATGTGAATTTCCTCAGTATTGCGATTCTCGAAGATAA